The sequence below is a genomic window from Lodderomyces elongisporus chromosome 2, complete sequence.
GTTTGAGGCTTTGCCACCATTATTGTCGTCTTCCAACCAATTTGAAAGACGTGCAGCTCTTTTGGCTGTAGGTGTTTGCTCTGCTGGTGCTCCAGATTACATTTCTTTGCAAATTAACAAAATCATCCCAGCAGTGGTTCAAGGATTGAAAGACTCTGAGCTCATTGTTAGAGTTGCGGCATTGAGAACCTTGTCACAATTGACCTCTGAACTTCAAGACTTGGTTACTGATCACCACGAAGAATTATTGCCATTGATTACTACAATCATTGACTCGGCATCCTCTGTTATGGCATACAAATATGCTTGTATTGCCTTGGATGGTTTGATTGAATTTATGAGCCACGATGCTATGGGCAAATATATTGAGCCATTGATGCACAAGCTTTTCCACATGTTGCTGCAAGCTAATACATCCACCTTAAAGACTGCTATTGTTTCAGCAATTGGATCCACAGCATTTGCAAGTGGAAAAGCATTCACTCCATACTTTGAAGGTTCAGTTCAACAATTGGAACCATTTATTGCAAATTCTGCATCGGTTGAGGGAATGAGTGAAGATGATATTGAATTGAGAGCAACTACCTTTGAGAATATTTCTACCATGGCTAGAGCTGTTGGATCACAAACCTTCTCAGTGTACGCTAAACCATTAGTTGAAGCAGCTTACACCTCACTCAGTTCTGAGCACTCGAGAATCAGAGAATCTGGTTTTGCATTTATTGCAAACATGGCCAAAGTTTACGGAGCTGAATTTGCTGGATTTTTGGATCAAATTGTGCCTCAAATAATAACTTGTTTGGGACAAGACGAGTTCAGCTTCAACATTGAAGGTCAAGATGGTGAAGATGgggatgatggtgatgacgATGGAGAGGCTGAGGACCCATTGAAAGTCCACACTGGTATCACTATTGAGAAAGAGATTGCCTCCGTGGCTTTGGGTGAACTTGCTCTTGGTACTGGAAAGGAATTCTTCAAGTATGTGGAGCCTTCCTTTGTTGCATTGGCAGATCAAGTGGAAAACTCTTTTGGAATGAGAGAAGCTGCATTGAGTTGTTTGTTCAAAATTGTTAGAGCAATGTTTACTGCCGTTCAAGGTAAAGACTTTAAAGCGCCTAAAGGTGTCCCTGCTCAATCATATGTTGATGCCAACATTTTGGCATTGATTAAGCAGCTCAGAGATATTGCAATCCCACTTTTAGAGGAAGAGTTTGAATCCACTATGGTTGCAAGTATTTTAGATGGTGTTGCCACTGCCCTTCAAGTCATGGGACCTGTTTTCATTGTTGATAACCCATCCGAAACTGGAAGCTTGGAGCaactttgttttgctttgatgaacttgttgaagaaagagCACCCAAGTCAattggaagaagaggagttccctgaagaagaagagtcTTCAGAAACCGAGGTTATGCTTAACGAATCAGCATTGGAAGTATTGGTGAGCTTATCGGTTGCTTTGGAAGGCGATTTTGTTAAGATCTTTACTTCATTTAAGGATGTGATTTTGTCCAAGTTCAACAGCAAGTCGAAGCCAATGAAGGTTGGTTCTGTTGGTGCCATTGCTGAAATGGTGGGAGGTATGAAGTCTTTTAACCCATTCACCAACGAATTGTTGAAGGTGTTTGTAGAAAAATTGGCAACTGATAAATCTGTTGACGTTAAAGGTAACGCAGCCTACGGTATTGGTTTACTCGTTGAGTACAGCTCTGACGATGTTTCTTCGTCTTTCCCACAAATCTTGGagcttcttttccatttgttGAACAATGCCGACGCAACACAAACTGCTGACGATGAAGAAGCTAAGGATGTAGTGAACCGTGCTTATGCCAATGCATGTGGCTGTGTTGCaagattgattttgaagaaCCAACAAGCTGTTCCAGTAGAGCACGTTGTTACTCCACTTCTCCAACATTTACCATTGCAAACAGGTCTTGAAGAGAACACGCCAATTTTCGAAGCCATTATCAAATTGTACGGATCCAACACCGAGGCGATTTTGTCACAAACACCAAAAGTGGTGGAAGTTTTTGCTGGAGTTTTCAAGGCAGAAGAGGAAAGACTCAAATTGGTTGAAGAAAGTACTCTTGGTCGTGAAGAGAACATTGATGCTATGAAACAATTTTACACCGAAGGATTGAGAACAAAGGTTGTAGAACTTTTGAAATTCTTGAACCAGAAATACAATGGTATCGTGTCTCAAAACGAAGTATTGAAGAGCGTTATCTAGAtatctttgcacttttaACTTTTCAGAAAAATGCATACTTaattataaatatatatttatatatatataaagaaagaacgaGGGGAGATGGAAGAAATTTTgctgattttttttattaattaaATACAATACTTATACCAGTTAGATTATCTATTTTTGTCTCCGTCATCAGCTGATTCCCAACTGCTCTTTAAACAAACTTCTAAATGTTTGAGCTGCAAATTTTCCTCTAGTCTTTTTCATGGCATTTCCTACAAGTACCTCAACAGCTTTTGCGTGTCCGCTTTGAATACGGTCTACgatttgttgatttgtCAGAATAATTTCTTTACAAATATCCTCTGCCAGCTCGGTGGTGGGTTTTTGATCCTCTTTGAATCCCAACTGTTCAATAGCTTTATCGAGGGATACCTCATTTTGTACCATGTGTTTTAAAATCAATCTTTTGGACACAAGGTTAAGGTCCATCGAAACCAAATGAGCAAAAACGTTTGGCTTCACTATTTCAACGTCAAATGTCTTTCCTAGTTTCGCAAACGCAGTCAACAATTCTTGAAACACCCACTTATCGGCGTCAGGTTTTCTgtgaattgcaaaaaatgaTTCATAATAGTGCAAAAGCTCGGGCTCGGTTATAAGATTTTTTGCATGTGCAAGCTGTAAATTATGCGGAGACGATGTTAACCTGGCCAATAAACTATCTGGACTTTCAGGCAATGAGGTCTTGATATCATGTGCGATATCGGGTGAGAGAATGATCTGAGGTAGTTCAGAATCTGGAAAGTATCTATAATCAATAGCATTCTCTTTCGACCTCGCAAGATTGGTGCGTATACCATCCCagtttcttgtttgttgttcCAAGCTACCTCCCTTGGTCAACGTCTCCACTTGTCGATTGTATTCATACTTTATAGCATTGACAATGTCACCAGTAGttgaaatgtttttgatttcGACTCTCGGGCTGTCATTAACATTTACATTGACATCTACTCTAATGGCACCAGTCTCTAAATCTCCACTGCATATATCAAAATGTCTCACAAGAAGTTGATATTTTTTAACAAATGCCAAcactttttcaattgagTCAAAGTCTGGCTTTGTCACTACCTCTATTAGTGGGATGCCTGCTCTATTATAATCTATTATATCTCCATATTTTTTCCCCGTATCCTGCTCAAGTTGAATTTTCTCTATTCGTATCGTGTCGTTTGCGCCATCTTTGGAGGTGGCAATCTCTACACCATCAAATTCATTAAATGTGAGATAGCCATTCTTGGCTAGTGGATGGAAGTTCTGTGTGATTTGATAGCCCATTGGCTGGTCTGGATAGAAATAATGCTTTCGATCAAAACGGGACATTTGCTGAACTTCGCAGTTTAATGCTACTGCAGCTTTTAATGCCAAATACAAAGCTTCGGGATTCAATTTTGGTTGAGTTCCTGGGAGGCCAACATCGAAATAGCTGATATGACTATTGGGAGTATCGTTGAAACTGGTTCGTGATAATGAAAAGAGCTTATACTTTGTCTTTAGCTGAGTATGGATTTCAAGCCCGCATTTGAATTTATACTCGGGGTGGAACTTAAAGTTTGACTTTATACTGTTTTTGGGTGCACCAGCACTAGCACTAGCTGtcgcagttgcagttgcagatGCAGATGTAGCCAAGTACCGTCGTAACATGTTTGGTGAATAATATTTAGGTAAAGTCAATTACCAATCAATACGCAAAAAcaatgaagaaagaagaagcagtGAGCGTGGTACAGGTGGTACAGGTGGTACAAGTCGTAGAAATAGAAGTTTAATAGCAACTTGCCAAGTGCTCCGCAACTGGTAAgtaactaaaaaaaaaggataaaaaagagataTATCCTTAATAGAGATATTTTAAATAatagtgaaaaaaataaaaaaatgaaatctCAAATTGCTCTCAGCAGGATTCGAACCTACGATCTCCTCATTACTAGTGAGGTGCCTTACCAACTTGGCCATAAGAGCGTATAGATTTGaatgaaaatgagaaaTGCTCTCAGCAGGATTCGAACCTACGATCTCCTCATTACTAGTGAGGTGCCTTACCAACTTGGCCATAAGAGCTTTTCTTGAATGCAAGAGGGTGGCATGTTTTAGCTGAAATaagagtttaaaaaaaaatagggtAAAAAAAGACTGCCATAGATCTTACtgaggaaatgaaaaaaaaaagtaaaataatACTAATAAAACGCTTCACCAACAAGAAGATGTCGTTTATGTGATTTGAGCATTAGAGTTTAATTTCATTAGTTTGTACACGTATTGGAGAAAGGTTCAtttttgtagttgttgcCTTTGAATCGATGGTTATTCTGTTGGATTTTAATCcaagtgttttttttttcctattgTGTATTTCACGTaaatttggttgcaaaatgtGGAAAAATAATTATACATATAGtgctctttttcttttcattttttttttcctcttgttAATTATTCCAAAATTTCTTTAGTGTATCCCATTCTTTAACAAGTACTTAATGCGTGAACAGCTTCAACAGTAGCTCAAATGTAAAATACATTGGTAATCTGATTGTcgatattttatttttttccaaagtaCATATCAATCGAGGATGAAAGGAAGATTAGTTGTTGGTATAAAGTGCACACTCTACAAAGAaccttttcaatttttcttttcaatttttctcactccttttttctcgttcctttattttttttattctttctttttggttcgTGGCACAGCGTATATAGAAATGTAATTTAAGCTAAAACAAAGTAAATACATGTTTAGATAGAGTTTTAGCCGTGGTCTTTACTATTTGACTACTTGAATGTGTACATTATGCATGTTTGCAATTCCAACAAATACGACTGGATGGCCAAGCTGGTTAAGGCGTGAGACTGTTAATCTCAAGATCGTGAGTTCGATCCTCACTCTGG
It includes:
- a CDS encoding uncharacterized protein (BUSCO:EOG09262MFL) — protein: MLRRYLATSASATATATASASAGAPKNSIKSNFKFHPEYKFKCGLEIHTQLKTKYKLFSLSRTSFNDTPNSHISYFDVGLPGTQPKLNPEALYLALKAAVALNCEVQQMSRFDRKHYFYPDQPMGYQITQNFHPLAKNGYLTFNEFDGVEIATSKDGANDTIRIEKIQLEQDTGKKYGDIIDYNRAGIPLIEVVTKPDFDSIEKVLAFVKKYQLLVRHFDICSGDLETGAIRVDVNVNVNDSPRVEIKNISTTGDIVNAIKYEYNRQVETLTKGGSLEQQTRNWDGIRTNLARSKENAIDYRYFPDSELPQIILSPDIAHDIKTSLPESPDSLLARLTSSPHNLQLAHAKNLITEPELLHYYESFFAIHRKPDADKWVFQELLTAFAKLGKTFDVEIVKPNVFAHLVSMDLNLVSKRLILKHMVQNEVSLDKAIEQLGFKEDQKPTTESAEDICKEIISTNQQIVDRIQSGHAKAVEVLVGNAMKKTRGKFAAQTFRSLFKEQLGIS